In Dermacentor silvarum isolate Dsil-2018 chromosome 2, BIME_Dsil_1.4, whole genome shotgun sequence, the following proteins share a genomic window:
- the LOC119442774 gene encoding UBX domain-containing protein 7-like: MASSSASSNINLIENFCAVTGADENVAKQMLEACNGNLEMAINMHVDSDWTQPSNSHTNEAALASSSDMPPPPVAAPDDDVRPPIPPVREVLVDGPFPYGYPAARRATYSVFDRFRDFQAETRLQEEKLLQGDTDSPSYKKRKTLEDLFRPPLDLMHRGSFESAREVGRTKNRWLMVNVQNVQEFACQVLNRDVWSNSTIKSIISEHFVFWQVYQDSEEGQRYVLFYKVVDYPYVAILDPRTGEKVLSWNQVDAVKFCDAVTEFLAEHPTPDGSAVNPPTKKVKPTVKKESIVEEDEESQMRAAIEASLRESSARTHESASDDDQSDLETFDSDTEAGPAHASNHSRMQVDSPPPTRDDKTKGETSTAKSDVDEWKRFLGSESDEKSEVMIRFPDGSRKVMSFPCTSKLKALILYASSNGFGEETHELVTNFPRRNLSELDHSLTLRDVGLFPKETLFIQLRNS, translated from the exons GAGCGGACGAAAATGTGGCCAAGCAGATGCTGGAAGCCTGCAACGGCAATCTGGAAATGGCCATCAACATGCACGTCGACTCGGACTGGACACAGCCATCGAACTCCCATACCAACGAAGCCGCCCTGGCATCGAGCTCGGACATGCCCCCGCCCCCCGTAGCCGCACCCGA TGATGATGTCAGACCACCAATTCCACCTGTAAGGGAAGTCTTGGTTGATGGCCCATTCCCCTATG GATATCCTGCAGCAAGGCGGGCCACATACAGTGTTTTTGATAGGTTCCGTGACTTCCAGGCAGAGACAA GACTGCAGGAAGAAAAATTGCTGCAAGGTGACACTGACAGTCCGTCATACAAGAAACGGAAAACACTAGAAGATCTCTTCAGGCCACCGCTGGACCTTATGCACAGGGGCTCATTCGAATCG gCTCGGGAAGTTGGCAGGACAAAGAATCGCTGGCTGATGGTGAATGTGCAGAATGTTCAGGAGTTTGCCTGTCAAGTGCTGAATCGAGATGTGTGGAGCAACTCCACCATCAAAAGCATCATCTCTGAGCACTTTGTCTTTTGGCAG GTCTATCAAGACAGTGAGGAAGGACAGCGTTATGTTCTCTTCTACAAAGTTGTTGATTACCCTTATGTGGCTATCCTGGACCCCAGGACTG GTGAAAAGGTGCTGTCTTGGAATCAGGTGGACGCTGTCAAGTTTTGTGATGCAG TCACTGAATTCCTGGCAGAGCACCCGACACCTGATGGCTCTGCTGTCAATCCCCCTACAAAAAAAGTGAAACCTACTGTCAAAAAG GAGAGCATCGTAGAAGAAGACGAAGAGTCACAGATGCGAGCAGCCATAGAAGCATCCCTACGGGAGAGTAGTGCCCGGACGCACGAGTCTGCTTCGGACGATGACCAAAGTGACCTGGAGACCTTTGACTCTGACACAGAAGCGGGGCCAGCACACGCGAGCAACCACAGCAGAATGCAGGTGGATTCTCCGCCACCCACGAGAGACGACAAGACCAAGGGCGAGACTAGTACTGCAAAATCGGATGTTGATGAGTGGAAGAGGTTCCTGGGAAGCGAATCGG ATGAAAAATCGGAGGTGATGATTCGATTTCCGGATGGGTCGAGAAAAGTGATGAGCTTTCCATGCACATCAAAGCTGAAG GCACTCATCTTGTACGCATCATCCAACGGATTTGGCGAGGAGACCCACGAGCTGGTGACCAACTTTCCGCGGCGCAACCTGAGCGAGCTGGACCACTCATTGACTCTGCGCGATGTGGGTCTCTTCCCCAAGGAAACGCTTTTCATACAGCTACGCAACTCATGA